A portion of the Salminus brasiliensis chromosome 9, fSalBra1.hap2, whole genome shotgun sequence genome contains these proteins:
- the mettl4 gene encoding N(6)-adenine-specific methyltransferase METTL4, which yields MSVLFANDRGWLLDSYSLINAGFERCFSANRGHFRCRFNKQYFDLLKPHIVDKGKNSSPALNTEAPSKIDLKTRKKRKRKRSDLNQGEVDAEAFHAKVRLLVLEGSQPLVEAGHHCGYLTEDLHTMPTKQAPIHECQLAALCDMAKQLLAVERSAASHVQAVKGHADLDSHLDLLSCLTENPNDFAQEVTLMGQMYFLPPRSRFLLSDFTRIQPLVNSEEKYDLIVLDPPWENKSVKRSNRYGFLPSSQLKQLPVPAVSAAGCVVVTWVTNRPRHIRFVREELYPHWGVELLAEWLWVKVTRTGEFVFPLDSPHKKPYEVLLLGRTCANNISTTRPEEYEIPDQRLIISIPSALHSHKPSLSAVLRPYISPNARCLELFARSLQPDWTSWGNEVIKFQHHSYFTTESMETICDDTTSTNLQADTSAQL from the exons ATGTCTGTCCTGTTCGCTAATGATCGCGGGTGGCTGCTGGACTCCTACTCTCTCATTAATGCCGGGTTTGAGCGCTGTTTCAGTGCAAACAGGGGCCACTTTAGGTGCCGCTTCAACAAGCAGTACTTTGATCTGTTAAAGCCTCATATAGTGGATAAAGGCAAGAACAGCAGCCCTGCTTTAAATACAGAGGCACCCTCTAAAATCGACCTGAAGACACGGAAG AAAAGGAAGCGAAAAAGGAGTGATCTCAATCAGGGGGAGGTAGATGCTGAAGCGTTCCATGCAAAG GTCAGATTGTTGGTGCTGGAGGGCAGTCAGCCCCTTGTGGAAGCAGGACACCACTGCGGTTACCTGACCGAAGATTTACACACAATGCCAACTAAACAAGCGCCAATTCATGAGTGCCAGCTCGCTGCCCTGTGTGACATGGCCAAGCAGCTGCTTGCAGTGGAGAGGTCCGCTGCATCGCATGTACAGGCTGTTAAGGGACATGCAGATTTGGATTCACACCTCGACCTGCTCTCATGCCTCACGGAAAACCCCAACGACTTTGCTCAGGAGGTCACACTAATGGGACAGATGTATTTTCTGCCTCCCCGCAGCCGCTTCCTGTTGTCTGATTTCACGCGCATACAGCCACTCGTCAACA GTGAGGAGAAATATGACCTAATAGTCCTTGATCCACCGTGGGAAAATAAGTCTGTGAAGAGAAGCAATAG GTATGGTTTCCTGCCATCATCTCAGCTCAAACAACTTCCTGTCCCAGCGGTGAGCGCAGCAGGATGTGTGGTGGTTACTTGGGTAACCAACCGTCCTCGGCACATTCGGTTTGTTAGAGAGGAGCTTTACCCTCACTGGGGAGTGGAGCTGCTGGCAGAGTGGCTGTGGGTTAAG GTAACCCGGACAGGAGAGTTTGTCTTCCCTCTTGACTCTCCACACAAGAAGCCTTATGAAGTGCTATTACTTGGCAGGACCTGTGCTAACAACATCAGCACAACTAG GCCAGAGGAGTACGAGATCCCAGATCAGCGGCTCATAATTAGCATTCCCTCAGCACTGCACTCTCACAAGCCATCACTGTCAG CTGTGCTGAGGCCCTACATTAgccctaatgccaggtgtctGGAACTGTTCGCTCGAAGTCTACAGCCTGATTGGACGAGCTGGGGAAATGAAGTTATCAAATTCCAGCACCACAGCTATTTCACCACAGAGAGCATGGAGACTATATGTGATGATACTACCAGTACAAATCTGCAGGCGGACACATCTGCCCAACTATGA